From a region of the Rouxiella sp. S1S-2 genome:
- the sdhC gene encoding succinate dehydrogenase cytochrome b556 subunit: MGKTVKKQRPVNLDLQTIRFPVTAIASILHRVSGVITFVAVGILLWLLGTSLSSPEGFAHAAAIMNSFFVKFIFWGILTALAYHVCGGIRHLLMDFGVIEESLAVGKLSAYIAIGITVLLSVLAGVFVG, from the coding sequence GTGGGCAAAACCGTGAAAAAACAAAGACCTGTCAATCTGGATCTGCAAACGATCCGGTTTCCCGTAACTGCGATAGCGTCCATCTTACACCGCGTCTCCGGCGTAATAACCTTCGTTGCTGTCGGTATCCTCCTTTGGTTGCTTGGTACGTCTCTTTCCTCTCCGGAAGGATTCGCGCACGCTGCCGCCATCATGAACAGCTTCTTCGTCAAGTTCATATTTTGGGGAATACTTACCGCTTTGGCCTATCACGTATGTGGCGGTATCCGCCATCTGCTGATGGACTTTGGCGTTATCGAAGAGAGTTTGGCTGTGGGTAAACTGTCGGCATATATCGCGATTGGTATTACTGTGCTGCTTTCTGTGTTGGCTGGCGTCTTTGTAGGGTAA
- a CDS encoding citrate synthase gives MADKKATLTLPGHDPIELDVLSGTLGQDEIDIRPLGSKGFFTFDPGFTSTASCESKITYIDGDEGILLHRGFPIDQLATESNYLEVSYLLLHGEPPTQEQYEEFKTTVTRHSMIHEQITRLFHGFRRDSHPMAVLCGVTGALAAFYHDSIDVENERHREIAAFRLLSKMPTVAAMCYKYSIGQPFVYPKNDLSYAGNFLHMMFATPCEEYVVNPVLEKAMDRILILHADHEQNASTSTVRTAGSSGANPFACIAAGIASLWGPAHGGANEACLKMLEEISTVDHIPEFVRRAKDKNDSFRLMGFGHRVYKNYDPRATVMRETCHAVLEELNMKDDLLEVAMQLEHIALNDPYFIERKLYPNVDFYSGIILKAMGIPSSMFTVIFAMARTVGWIAHWNEMHDDGIKIARPRQLYTGYDKREFKSQVADK, from the coding sequence ATGGCTGATAAGAAAGCGACACTTACCCTACCGGGTCATGATCCTATTGAACTCGACGTGCTATCAGGCACATTGGGCCAAGACGAAATTGATATACGCCCCCTCGGCTCAAAAGGTTTTTTCACCTTTGACCCTGGCTTTACCTCTACCGCATCCTGCGAATCTAAAATTACCTATATCGATGGCGACGAAGGCATTTTGCTTCACCGCGGATTCCCGATTGACCAGTTGGCCACCGAGTCCAACTACTTGGAAGTAAGCTATCTGCTACTGCACGGTGAGCCACCGACGCAGGAACAGTACGAAGAGTTTAAAACGACTGTCACTCGTCACAGCATGATCCACGAGCAGATCACCCGGCTGTTCCACGGTTTCCGCCGTGACTCACACCCCATGGCGGTGCTGTGTGGCGTTACAGGCGCGCTGGCGGCCTTCTATCACGATTCTATCGACGTCGAAAACGAGCGTCACCGTGAAATCGCGGCATTCCGACTGCTGTCGAAAATGCCGACCGTTGCAGCAATGTGTTACAAATATTCTATCGGCCAGCCGTTTGTTTATCCGAAAAACGACCTGTCCTATGCCGGTAACTTCCTGCACATGATGTTTGCCACGCCTTGCGAAGAGTACGTAGTGAACCCGGTGCTTGAAAAAGCCATGGACCGTATTTTGATCCTGCATGCCGATCACGAGCAGAACGCCTCAACGTCAACCGTGCGCACCGCCGGCTCTTCGGGTGCCAACCCATTTGCCTGTATTGCGGCGGGTATCGCCTCTCTTTGGGGACCGGCGCACGGCGGCGCAAACGAAGCCTGCCTGAAAATGCTGGAAGAGATCAGCACCGTTGATCACATTCCAGAGTTTGTTCGTCGCGCCAAGGATAAAAACGACTCCTTCCGTCTTATGGGCTTCGGTCACCGTGTTTATAAAAACTATGACCCGCGCGCCACCGTGATGCGTGAAACCTGCCACGCCGTGCTGGAAGAGCTGAACATGAAAGACGACCTGCTGGAAGTCGCCATGCAGCTCGAGCACATTGCGCTCAACGACCCGTACTTTATCGAACGCAAGCTGTATCCTAACGTTGACTTCTATTCAGGTATCATCCTGAAAGCAATGGGAATTCCTTCATCCATGTTTACCGTTATCTTTGCGATGGCGCGTACCGTTGGCTGGATTGCCCACTGGAACGAAATGCACGACGACGGCATCAAAATCGCCCGTCCACGTCAGCTGTACACCGGCTATGACAAGCGTGAGTTTAAATCTCAGGTTGCTGATAAGTAA